The window GCTGCTTGATAACACGAAGGTTTAGGGTTCTCTCCAGAGATGGCTTCTTCAGAAACGGAGAGCAGCACCAGAGGTTCTCAAAATCCAGACTGGGAAACCGAGTTTAACCGCTTCGAAAAGGCGATTTCGTCTTCTCCGGCTCCGATCCGCGTAAGATCCGTCATGAAGCTATCAGAATCAGCGAATCGAATCCCGAAGAGTATTCTCTCCCGCGCCATCCCAATCCTCGCCGGTCTCCTTCGCGTCTCCGATGATCCCAGCCGTTCAGTCCAATCCGCCGCCGCGCATTGCTTGAAACGCATCGCATGTATCGGCGGCGAAGAGAGCGGGTTCGCGGTGAAGATGGGAAGGTGCGGCGTGATTGCTTGCTTGCTAGGTCTCTTACTCGAAGCGAATGGTAACGACATCGCGTTACGAACGATTTGGGTGAAGTGTTTGTGGAGTTTAGTTACTTTCGGATCTTCGATTCGAATCGGATTAGCTAGGTTAGGTGGTTTAGAGATTGTGATTCGTGAGTTAAATACTTGGGAAGATGATTCGAGTAGATGGTGTTTGTTAGAGATCCTTACTGCTTTGACGACGATACGAGAGATGAGACACGTTCTTGTCCATAACGGAGGGTTGAAGTTTCTTGTGGAAGCGGTTAGAGTTGGGAACTTGGCGTCTAGAGAGAGAGCTTGTCACGCAATTGGGTTGACTGGGATCACTAGACGAGCTAGGAGATTGCTGGTCGAAGCTGGAGTGATTCCAGCTCTTGTGGATCTGTTTAAAGATGGAGATGAGAAGACAAAGCTTTTAGCTGGTAATGCCTTGGGGATCGTATCGGCTCAGACCGAGTATGTTAGGTCTGTGACTGCAGCCGGTTCTGTTCCTTTGTACGTTGAGCTTCTCTCGGGGCGAGATCCAGTGGGGAAAGATATTGCAGAGGATGTGTTCTGTATATTGGCTGTAGCTGAGGGTAATGCTGTTTTGATAGCGGAACAGCTGGTGAGGATCTTGAGAGAGGGAGATGATGAAGCCAAGTTGGCAGCTTCTGGTGTGTTGTGGGCTCTTTCGGGTTATAGGCATTCTGTGTCTGTTATTAGAGACTCTGGTGCGATTCCTTTGCTGGTCGAGATTTTGAGAGATGGATCTGCTGAGTTCAGGGAGAGGGTTTCTGGAGCTATCTCTCAGTTAAGTTACAACGAAGACGACCGTGAGGCTTTTTCTGATTCCGGTATGATACCGATTCTGATTGAGTGGTTGGGTGATGAGTCGGAAGAGCTTAGGGATAATGCAGCGGAGGCACTTGTTAATTTCTCTGAAGACCAACAGTATTATGGTAGAGTGCGTGAGGCTATAGGGCATCCTGTGTTTCGGAATATGCAGAGCAAACTTGCTAGAATCCGAGCTTCTCATGAGCTGATGATGATTAGGTCAATGAGAAGGGTTACAATTGAACCTCTTGCTCGGGATCAAGATCTTCTTTGATCTTGATGGGAAAATCCAGCTCTCCAACTTCTCTGATGTATGTTTATATAATCTTGACTCAACTGCTGTTTGATTTGTGCACTTTTTCTTTTGAGACGTTTGTAATCTATACATGTACCAAGGGTATTGACTTTGAACAGATATGGATTTTATGTCATCGATCTTCCTTTACATGATTGTGCATCCAGTGGTTGAACCATACGAATTATAGACTACTTCATACGTTTCAGGTTGTGGCTGCTCATAGCAAATTGTGGGGCACTGAACTAAGCAGCAATGCTGTGGAATTATTACGGTACTAGCGTCAACGAAATAAGCTGCATCAACTCCATCACCGGCCACTACAAgctcgtcctcgaatccatctTCTATGGCCACCAAGATTACACCTGCAAGCAAGGTATACAGTTGTCATCCTTTCATTAGAAACAACTTGGTGTGAAAACtgaaaaatcaaaccaaaaccgCACAGAAAACCAAAATGTCCACCTCGAATCTGTAAGTACCATCATATTATATAAAACCGCCAAATATTTTCATAGATGCATAATAATAATTAGTTAGAAAAAAATGACACATCACATTAACAAGGATTGTATAAACTTACTAAAAAAAGAAACGAATGGTAATCCTAAGATCTctctaaaatctaaataatcTTTAGACAGCACAAACGCAAATCTAAAACAAGTTTTGCAAATCAACATAGTTGGGTTTTGTCTATTCTTGGTGGGTTTTtgtcctctctctctttctgttCATACGTTTTTCTCTTTGTCATCCAgacagagagaaaaaaaaaagttcatttgGATCGACAAAGAAGAACTTCTTCTTGAAAGGTCGATCAATACCGCGTGTTTGCTGCAATGCTAACTTGGGAGAACCCAGTTAGGCTTGCACGCAACACCACCACCGTGAAGAAAAAGCTATCTTTCATTACATTCGTCATCATTGTGTTATGTCAGGTCACAATGGTCATCTCTCAGGAACAGAAGGTTGTGCCAGGTTCAGACGCAGATTGCCTCTTGAGATTCAAAGACACATTAACAAATGCTTCTGTCATTAGCAGTTGGGATCCTTTAACCGCTCCTTGCAAGCGAAACTCCCCTAATTGGTTCGGTGTTCTCTGTTTCACCGGCAATGTTTGGGGTCTACAACTCGAAGGAATGGATTTAACCGGGAAGCTAGACCTTGAACCTTTGGTTCCAATCAAGAACCTACGAACCTTAAGCTTCATGAACAACAATTTCAATGGTGCTATGCCATCCGTCAAGAAACTCGTCTCGTTGAGGTCATTGTACTTGTCTAACAACTGGTTTACAGGGGAGATACCCGCGGACGCCTTTGATGGTATGAATCATTTAAAGAAGCTTTTGCTGGCCAACAACGCGTTTCGTGGAAAGATCCCTTCTTCTTTAGCCTCTTTGCCAATGCTTTTAGAGGTGAAGCTTAATGGTAATCAGTTTCAAGGGAACATACCTGATTTTAAACCGAAGAATCTCAAGTTAGCTAGCTTCGAGAACAATGACCTCGAGGGACCTATACCCCAAAGCCTACGCGACATGGACCCTGGCTCCTTTGCAGGTTAACTAAACAaacatttcaatttttttccatTTGAAACACAGAAGCTTTATTACTTTGTTGAAACATTTCAGGGAACAAGGCCTTGTGTGATCCTCCATTAATCTCATGCTCAGCGGCTTCATGGTCTATTCCGGATCCTCCTCCTAGTTTCACGGAGAAGGACAAGATCCAAACTATGTTCACGGTTGCTATCGTTTTGATTGTCATTGGGATCATACTACTGCTCATTTCGCTTGTGGTTTTTATCCTTCAAAACAGAAGACGGAAGGTCTTGTCGGCTTGTCCATCTGCGGGACAAGACAGGATAGAGAAGTACAATTATGATCAATCCATGCACGTGGAGAGAGGTGCGGAGTCTGTTAACAGCTACACTAGTAGGagaggcggaggaggaggagcggTACCGGACCAGGGGAAACTCCTGTTTCTGCAAGAAGACATTCAGAGATTCGATCTCCAAGATCTTCTAAGAGCTTCTGCTGAAGTTCTTGGGAGTGGAAGCTTTGGTGCTTCTTACAAAGCCGGGATAAATAGCGGACAGACGCTGGTCGTGAAGAGGTATAAACATATGAACAACGTCGGAAGAGATGAGTTTCATGAGCATATAAGACGGTTAGGGAGGCTGAGCCATCCGAATCTATTGCCTCTTGTGGCTTACTATTACCGTAGAGAAGAGAAGCTCCTGATCGCTGAGTTCATGCCTAACCGCAGCTTGGCTAGACATCTTCACGGTACGTAATATcaatattatttgtttacttTACTTGGTTTCGACGCTAAAAATGCTCTGTTTTCAGCGAATCATTCTGTGGATCAACCTGGATTGGATTGGCCAACAAGGCTAAAGATTATACAAGGAGTGGCTAAGGGCTTAGGTTACTTGTTCAAGGAGCTACCAACACTGACCATCCCTCACGGTCATCTCAAGTCATCTAATGTCGTACTCGACGAATCATTTGAGCCTCTCTTGACAGACTACGCGCTAAGACCGGTGATGAACTCAGAGCAGTCTCATAACCTAATGATCGCCTATAAATCGCCAGAGTACAGCTTAAAGGGACAAATAACGAAGAAGACAGATGTTTGGTGTCTCGGGGTTTTGATCTTGGAGCTTTTAACGGGCAGGTTCCCCGAGAATTATCTAAGGCAAGGGTACGATGCTAACATGAGCCTTGTAACGTGGGTGAGTAACAtggtgaaggagaagaaaaCGGGTGACGTGTTTGACAAGGAAATGACTGGGAAGAAGAACTGCAAAGCAGAGATGCTAAGCCTGTTGAAAATCGGGTTGAGCTGCTGCGAAGAGGATGAAGAGAGGAGGATGGAGATGAAGGATGCTGTGGAGAAGATAGAGAGGTTGAGAGAAGGACAAGACTTGGATGGTGATTTCGCAGCTTCCACGCACAATGTCTTTGCTTCTCGGTTGATGGACGATGATGACTTTGGTTTAGCCATGAATCGATGATCAGTCTTGAGATCAATGGAGAAAGATTGAATTTGTTATCTTGATGCAAGAAAGAGATGGAATCTTCGTCGGCAAGAAAGAAAGTTAGGGTTTTATCTCTGGGAGAAAATGTGTTAAGAGCAAAACTCATGAGATATAATGAATtaacccaaaattttatttttgcatagtttcaaaaagtttattcatttattcatttaattatcccaagattttgttttcttcaatactagtatgaattttaaaaattgaatacATTACATGAATCCATGCGTAATAACATAAACTGATTGAAATGAGCAGTTAGTATAGTTTTTAAAGCTCAGTGGTTTCAGTGCAAAATTGTGTAATAACATTGATGTAGAGATTTGGTTTTGATGCCTATTCTTACAATAAAAGCATTAATTGATAACGCGAAAGTCTTGGTGTTAACTTGTGAAACGG of the Brassica rapa cultivar Chiifu-401-42 chromosome A03, CAAS_Brap_v3.01, whole genome shotgun sequence genome contains:
- the LOC103859844 gene encoding U-box domain-containing protein 4, with protein sequence MASSETESSTRGSQNPDWETEFNRFEKAISSSPAPIRVRSVMKLSESANRIPKSILSRAIPILAGLLRVSDDPSRSVQSAAAHCLKRIACIGGEESGFAVKMGRCGVIACLLGLLLEANGNDIALRTIWVKCLWSLVTFGSSIRIGLARLGGLEIVIRELNTWEDDSSRWCLLEILTALTTIREMRHVLVHNGGLKFLVEAVRVGNLASRERACHAIGLTGITRRARRLLVEAGVIPALVDLFKDGDEKTKLLAGNALGIVSAQTEYVRSVTAAGSVPLYVELLSGRDPVGKDIAEDVFCILAVAEGNAVLIAEQLVRILREGDDEAKLAASGVLWALSGYRHSVSVIRDSGAIPLLVEILRDGSAEFRERVSGAISQLSYNEDDREAFSDSGMIPILIEWLGDESEELRDNAAEALVNFSEDQQYYGRVREAIGHPVFRNMQSKLARIRASHELMMIRSMRRVTIEPLARDQDLL
- the LOC103859843 gene encoding pollen receptor-like kinase 4 isoform X2 gives rise to the protein MATKITPASKVTMVISQEQKVVPGSDADCLLRFKDTLTNASVISSWDPLTAPCKRNSPNWFGVLCFTGNVWGLQLEGMDLTGKLDLEPLVPIKNLRTLSFMNNNFNGAMPSVKKLVSLRSLYLSNNWFTGEIPADAFDGMNHLKKLLLANNAFRGKIPSSLASLPMLLEVKLNGNQFQGNIPDFKPKNLKLASFENNDLEGPIPQSLRDMDPGSFAGNKALCDPPLISCSAASWSIPDPPPSFTEKDKIQTMFTVAIVLIVIGIILLLISLVVFILQNRRRKVLSACPSAGQDRIEKYNYDQSMHVERGAESVNSYTSRRGGGGGAVPDQGKLLFLQEDIQRFDLQDLLRASAEVLGSGSFGASYKAGINSGQTLVVKRYKHMNNVGRDEFHEHIRRLGRLSHPNLLPLVAYYYRREEKLLIAEFMPNRSLARHLHANHSVDQPGLDWPTRLKIIQGVAKGLGYLFKELPTLTIPHGHLKSSNVVLDESFEPLLTDYALRPVMNSEQSHNLMIAYKSPEYSLKGQITKKTDVWCLGVLILELLTGRFPENYLRQGYDANMSLVTWVSNMVKEKKTGDVFDKEMTGKKNCKAEMLSLLKIGLSCCEEDEERRMEMKDAVEKIERLREGQDLDGDFAASTHNVFASRLMDDDDFGLAMNR
- the LOC103859843 gene encoding pollen receptor-like kinase 4 isoform X1 — translated: MLTWENPVRLARNTTTVKKKLSFITFVIIVLCQVTMVISQEQKVVPGSDADCLLRFKDTLTNASVISSWDPLTAPCKRNSPNWFGVLCFTGNVWGLQLEGMDLTGKLDLEPLVPIKNLRTLSFMNNNFNGAMPSVKKLVSLRSLYLSNNWFTGEIPADAFDGMNHLKKLLLANNAFRGKIPSSLASLPMLLEVKLNGNQFQGNIPDFKPKNLKLASFENNDLEGPIPQSLRDMDPGSFAGNKALCDPPLISCSAASWSIPDPPPSFTEKDKIQTMFTVAIVLIVIGIILLLISLVVFILQNRRRKVLSACPSAGQDRIEKYNYDQSMHVERGAESVNSYTSRRGGGGGAVPDQGKLLFLQEDIQRFDLQDLLRASAEVLGSGSFGASYKAGINSGQTLVVKRYKHMNNVGRDEFHEHIRRLGRLSHPNLLPLVAYYYRREEKLLIAEFMPNRSLARHLHANHSVDQPGLDWPTRLKIIQGVAKGLGYLFKELPTLTIPHGHLKSSNVVLDESFEPLLTDYALRPVMNSEQSHNLMIAYKSPEYSLKGQITKKTDVWCLGVLILELLTGRFPENYLRQGYDANMSLVTWVSNMVKEKKTGDVFDKEMTGKKNCKAEMLSLLKIGLSCCEEDEERRMEMKDAVEKIERLREGQDLDGDFAASTHNVFASRLMDDDDFGLAMNR